The proteins below come from a single Caulobacter flavus genomic window:
- the flgA gene encoding flagellar basal body P-ring formation chaperone FlgA — protein sequence MKTLLLAAAALLIAAPAAFAGQPVSLRQDTTDADGVITLGELFDGAGSAGAVVIARRVGPSVVLDAAQLQMTARRAGLDWANPQGLRRVIVRQGAEGGGQLAGASAAAPRGNVEVLAYARSLAAGETVQPQDLVWIKVASAPFDAPSDADAMIGMTTKRPLREGSAASMRDVAAAQVIAKGDVVAVTYDYAGVALTLQGKAMSAAAVGEAVSVQNTASKKIIEAVATGPGSAAVGPEAQALKASRNSVRYAAR from the coding sequence ATGAAAACCCTGCTTCTCGCCGCCGCCGCCCTGCTGATCGCCGCCCCGGCCGCCTTCGCCGGCCAGCCGGTCAGCCTGCGCCAGGACACCACCGACGCCGACGGCGTCATCACGCTGGGCGAACTGTTCGACGGCGCCGGCTCGGCCGGAGCGGTCGTGATCGCCCGCCGCGTCGGTCCCAGCGTCGTGCTCGACGCCGCCCAGCTGCAGATGACCGCCCGCCGCGCCGGCCTCGACTGGGCCAACCCGCAGGGCCTGCGCCGCGTCATCGTCCGCCAGGGCGCCGAAGGCGGCGGCCAGCTGGCCGGCGCTTCGGCCGCCGCCCCGCGCGGCAACGTGGAGGTTCTTGCCTACGCCCGCAGCCTCGCCGCCGGCGAGACCGTGCAGCCGCAGGACCTGGTGTGGATCAAGGTCGCCTCGGCGCCCTTCGACGCGCCTTCCGACGCCGACGCCATGATCGGCATGACCACCAAGCGCCCGCTGCGCGAGGGTTCCGCCGCCTCGATGCGCGACGTCGCCGCCGCCCAGGTCATCGCCAAGGGCGATGTTGTCGCAGTCACCTACGATTACGCCGGCGTGGCCCTCACCTTGCAAGGCAAGGCCATGAGCGCCGCCGCCGTCGGAGAAGCCGTCAGCGTGCAGAACACCGCCAGCAAGAAGATCATCGAAGCGGTGGCCACCGGCCCCGGTTCGGCCGCCGTCGGCCCAGAGGCGCAAGCCCTCAAGGCCTCCCGTAATTCCGTGCGCTACGCCGCCCGCTAA
- the fliM gene encoding flagellar motor switch protein FliM, whose product MADEIDDQAAMAQWAAENPPGTFDASGGGELNNSFGDFSGGMAGMAGWDDGGGDGMGSERILNQDEIDSLLGFDLSGDGGDDRTGIRAIINSALVSYERLPMLEIVFDRLVRLMTTSLRNFTSDNVEVSLDNISSIRFGDYLNSIPLPAILAVFRAEELDNYGLLTVDSNLIYSIVDVLLGGRRGTAAMRIEGRPYTTIERVLVQRMVEVVLNDAKAAFEPLHPVSFSLDRLETNPRFAAIARPANAAILVKLRIDMEDRGGRIELLLPYATLEPIRKMLLQQFMGEKFGRDNIWEGHLATELWTTQMEVRAVLDEQQLPLSKVLNLQVGDTLMLNATPDSLVELRAGSIPLTRGRMGRRNHSIAIRADAPLTPAAKKAVQKLK is encoded by the coding sequence ATGGCAGACGAGATCGACGATCAGGCCGCGATGGCCCAATGGGCGGCGGAGAACCCTCCGGGGACCTTCGACGCCTCGGGCGGCGGCGAGCTGAACAACAGCTTCGGCGACTTCAGCGGCGGCATGGCCGGCATGGCCGGCTGGGACGACGGCGGCGGCGACGGCATGGGATCCGAGCGGATCCTGAACCAGGACGAGATCGACAGCCTGCTGGGCTTCGACCTGTCGGGCGACGGCGGCGACGACCGCACCGGCATCCGCGCCATCATCAACTCGGCCCTCGTCTCGTACGAGCGCCTGCCGATGCTGGAAATCGTCTTCGACCGCCTGGTGCGGTTGATGACGACGTCTCTGCGCAACTTCACCTCCGACAACGTCGAGGTCAGCCTCGACAACATCAGCTCGATCCGCTTCGGCGACTACCTGAACTCGATCCCGCTGCCGGCCATCCTGGCGGTGTTCCGGGCCGAGGAGCTGGACAACTACGGCCTGCTGACGGTCGACTCCAACCTGATCTACTCGATCGTCGACGTGCTGCTGGGCGGCCGTCGGGGCACCGCGGCCATGCGCATCGAGGGCCGTCCCTACACCACCATCGAACGCGTGCTGGTGCAGCGGATGGTCGAGGTGGTTCTGAACGACGCCAAGGCCGCCTTCGAGCCGCTGCATCCGGTGTCGTTCAGCCTGGACCGCCTGGAGACCAACCCGCGCTTTGCCGCCATCGCCCGGCCGGCCAACGCCGCGATCCTGGTCAAGCTGCGCATCGACATGGAAGACCGCGGCGGCCGCATCGAGCTGCTGCTGCCCTACGCCACGCTCGAGCCCATCCGGAAGATGCTGCTGCAGCAGTTCATGGGTGAGAAGTTCGGTCGCGACAACATCTGGGAAGGCCACTTGGCCACCGAACTCTGGACCACCCAGATGGAGGTGCGCGCGGTGCTCGACGAGCAGCAGCTGCCGCTTTCCAAGGTGCTGAACCTGCAGGTCGGCGATACGTTGATGCTGAACGCCACGCCCGACAGTCTGGTGGAGTTGCGGGCGGGGTCGATTCCGCTTACGCGCGGCCGGATGGGCCGCCGCAACCATTCGATCGCCATCCGGGCAGACGCTCCGCTGACGCCCGCGGCGAAGAAGGCGGTTCAGAAGCTGAAATGA
- a CDS encoding endoglucanase — MTFRGALKASVAAICIAGVVAPAVQAAGPAAAQAARPVAGQGDLVVRVAQAPDFSRLEFRWSGRVPVMKMRREGQQAILRFGRDANPNLAALRIAPPRWVKTVEARHVGGALELVLTLTDDADLRAGRADGIDFVNVFAKPPQAGAPAAPTPAPVPRDPRRPNPAPASGVVAVSLNKAEGQTQFTTTWAAPAAAAVFKRGEAVWVVFDAPVRLDIGRVPQTGPNHVKVQAFRGADYSALRIVAKPGVPVYAEGQGNNWTVALGAGLQREPDPVKVARDEAATPASLSANLAGAARPVWVSDPAVGDRIGVVPALAPSKGLASRREYVEMALLPSAQGLAVEAFASDLQILTEGDIVRIGRPKGLVLSPASAGSANAEVVTGAPQPAAMPAVIDLENWPKTGSGGFLARYNALQAAIAAVDPADRQGDIAARMALARFLVGSGLSFEAIGVLNAAARKQQALLGDGEFRGLRGAAKAMAGRWAEAEADFSSPVLSDDPSSALWRGYVAYKQGQWVDARNKFASGAQAMNLFPAVWQARFLGAQADSAAATGDGIGAERLVSQALKLPKLPIVDQLDLRLIQAKAFELQGRKDKALKMFQAIAKAPNDRIATPAALHATQIRMEKNQISPAEAAKALDQLRFRWRGDGVELDVVRALGKLYIDQGRYREALEVLRSAGKVLPDLPQAVALQNDLYGAFRTLFLDGLADGMQPIQAVGLFYDYQDLTPIGADGDQMVRNLVRRLVDVDLLDEAAKLLKYQVDNRLNGVPKAQVATDLAWIYLMDRKPEDALAAINGTRTTILPPALNAERRLATARSLMTLGRYDDALEVIEGDKGKDAQDIRGDIAWKQRNWAQAGKLYEAALGDRFKNAAGLSPSDEAKLMRAAVAYSLSDDEASLGRLRTRYANLVGTGRNPEGLRVALAGVDGVASSSDFSRVTAENEVFNGWVAKMKDRFRAAATPKV, encoded by the coding sequence ATGACTTTTCGGGGGGCGCTTAAGGCGAGCGTTGCGGCGATCTGCATCGCCGGCGTCGTCGCGCCCGCCGTTCAGGCCGCCGGACCCGCCGCCGCCCAGGCCGCGCGTCCCGTCGCCGGCCAGGGCGATCTGGTCGTCCGCGTGGCCCAGGCTCCCGACTTCTCGCGCCTGGAGTTCCGCTGGAGCGGCCGTGTTCCGGTGATGAAGATGCGTCGCGAGGGCCAGCAGGCGATCCTGCGCTTCGGCCGCGACGCCAATCCCAACCTCGCCGCCCTGCGCATCGCCCCGCCGCGCTGGGTCAAGACCGTCGAGGCCCGCCACGTCGGCGGCGCGCTGGAACTGGTCCTGACCCTGACCGACGACGCCGACCTGCGGGCCGGGCGCGCCGACGGGATCGACTTCGTCAACGTCTTCGCCAAGCCGCCGCAAGCCGGCGCGCCCGCCGCGCCGACCCCCGCGCCGGTTCCGCGCGATCCGCGCCGGCCCAATCCCGCCCCCGCCAGCGGCGTGGTGGCGGTCAGTCTCAACAAGGCCGAGGGCCAGACCCAGTTCACGACCACCTGGGCCGCGCCGGCGGCCGCCGCCGTGTTCAAGCGCGGCGAGGCGGTGTGGGTGGTGTTCGACGCCCCGGTCCGGCTCGACATCGGCCGCGTGCCGCAGACGGGGCCCAACCACGTCAAGGTCCAGGCCTTCCGGGGCGCGGACTATTCGGCCCTGCGCATCGTCGCCAAGCCGGGCGTGCCGGTCTACGCCGAAGGGCAGGGGAACAACTGGACCGTCGCCCTGGGCGCGGGCCTGCAGCGCGAGCCCGACCCGGTGAAGGTGGCGCGCGACGAGGCCGCCACGCCCGCCAGCCTGTCGGCCAACCTGGCCGGCGCCGCGCGCCCGGTGTGGGTCAGCGATCCGGCCGTCGGCGACCGCATCGGCGTCGTGCCGGCCCTGGCGCCGTCCAAGGGCTTGGCCTCGCGCCGGGAATATGTCGAGATGGCGCTGCTGCCGTCGGCCCAGGGCCTGGCGGTCGAGGCCTTCGCCAGCGACCTGCAGATCCTGACCGAGGGCGACATCGTCCGCATCGGCCGGCCCAAGGGGCTGGTCCTGTCGCCGGCCTCGGCCGGTTCGGCCAACGCCGAGGTGGTGACGGGCGCGCCGCAGCCGGCGGCCATGCCCGCCGTCATCGACCTGGAGAACTGGCCCAAGACCGGCTCGGGCGGTTTCCTGGCCCGCTACAACGCCCTGCAGGCGGCGATCGCCGCCGTCGATCCGGCCGATCGCCAGGGCGACATCGCCGCCCGGATGGCGCTGGCCCGCTTCCTGGTCGGCTCGGGCCTGTCGTTCGAGGCCATCGGCGTGCTGAACGCCGCCGCCCGCAAGCAGCAGGCGCTGTTGGGCGACGGCGAGTTCCGCGGCCTGCGCGGGGCCGCCAAGGCCATGGCCGGCCGCTGGGCCGAGGCCGAGGCCGACTTCTCCTCGCCCGTGCTGTCGGACGATCCGTCCAGCGCCCTGTGGCGCGGCTATGTCGCCTACAAGCAGGGCCAGTGGGTGGACGCCCGCAACAAGTTCGCCAGCGGCGCCCAGGCCATGAACCTGTTCCCGGCGGTCTGGCAGGCGCGCTTCCTGGGCGCCCAGGCCGACTCGGCGGCGGCGACCGGCGACGGGATTGGGGCCGAGCGGCTGGTGAGCCAGGCGCTGAAGTTGCCCAAGCTGCCGATCGTCGACCAGCTGGACCTGCGCCTGATCCAGGCCAAGGCGTTCGAGCTGCAGGGGCGCAAGGACAAGGCCCTGAAGATGTTCCAGGCCATCGCCAAGGCCCCGAACGACCGGATCGCCACGCCCGCCGCTCTGCATGCCACGCAGATCCGCATGGAGAAGAACCAGATTTCGCCGGCCGAGGCCGCCAAGGCGCTGGACCAGCTGCGGTTCCGCTGGCGCGGCGACGGCGTCGAGCTCGACGTCGTGCGGGCGCTGGGCAAACTCTATATCGACCAGGGCCGCTATCGCGAGGCGCTGGAGGTGCTGCGGTCGGCCGGCAAGGTGCTGCCCGACCTGCCGCAGGCCGTCGCCCTGCAGAACGATCTCTATGGCGCCTTCCGCACCCTGTTCCTGGACGGCCTGGCCGACGGCATGCAGCCGATCCAGGCCGTGGGTCTGTTCTACGACTACCAGGACCTGACGCCGATCGGCGCCGACGGCGACCAGATGGTCCGCAACCTGGTGCGCCGCCTGGTCGACGTCGACCTGCTGGACGAGGCCGCCAAGCTGCTCAAGTATCAGGTCGACAACCGCCTGAACGGCGTACCCAAGGCCCAGGTCGCGACCGACCTGGCCTGGATCTACCTGATGGACCGCAAGCCCGAGGACGCCCTGGCGGCGATCAACGGCACGCGCACGACGATCCTGCCGCCGGCCCTGAACGCCGAGCGCCGCCTGGCCACTGCCCGGTCGCTGATGACCTTGGGCCGCTACGACGACGCGCTCGAGGTGATCGAAGGCGACAAGGGCAAGGACGCCCAGGACATCCGGGGCGACATCGCCTGGAAGCAGCGCAACTGGGCTCAGGCCGGCAAGCTCTACGAGGCCGCACTGGGCGATCGCTTCAAGAACGCCGCCGGCCTGTCGCCGTCGGACGAGGCCAAGCTGATGCGCGCGGCCGTGGCCTACAGCCTGTCGGACGACGAGGCGTCGCTGGGCCGTCTGCGGACGCGCTACGCCAACCTGGTCGGTACGGGGCGCAACCCCGAAGGCCTGCGCGTGGCGCTGGCCGGCGTCGACGGCGTGGCGTCCAGCAGCGACTTCAGCCGCGTGACCGCCGAGAACGAGGTGTTCAACGGCTGGGTGGCGAAGATGAAGGACCGCTTCCGCGCGGCCGCGACGCCGAAGGTTTAG
- the fliL gene encoding flagellar basal body-associated protein FliL, with protein sequence MAKKPPKEAPAPEGEEGAAEGEAPAKKKPPIVLIAAAAGLLVVGGGGAAAFFLMKPKPAAEGEAGHGEEKKEKKKEKKKEEGGEGAKTAEGGAGAPVVKEGPDGVVFYTLPDIVVNMQSADGKSTFLKLKLTFELPDEETADALTPNLPRLTDMFQTFLRELRPEDLAGSQGSYQLRAELLRRVNLVAAPSKVNAVLIEEMLIN encoded by the coding sequence GTGGCCAAGAAACCCCCCAAGGAAGCTCCCGCCCCGGAAGGCGAAGAGGGCGCGGCCGAGGGTGAAGCTCCCGCCAAGAAGAAGCCGCCGATCGTGCTGATCGCGGCGGCCGCCGGCCTGCTCGTGGTCGGCGGGGGCGGGGCCGCGGCCTTCTTCCTGATGAAGCCCAAGCCGGCCGCCGAGGGCGAAGCCGGCCACGGCGAGGAGAAGAAGGAAAAGAAAAAGGAAAAGAAGAAGGAAGAGGGCGGCGAGGGCGCCAAGACCGCCGAGGGCGGCGCCGGCGCGCCGGTCGTCAAGGAAGGCCCCGACGGCGTGGTGTTCTACACCCTGCCCGACATCGTCGTGAACATGCAGTCGGCTGACGGCAAGTCGACCTTCCTGAAGCTGAAGCTGACCTTCGAGCTGCCCGACGAGGAGACGGCCGACGCGCTGACGCCGAACCTTCCGCGCCTGACCGACATGTTCCAGACCTTCCTGCGCGAACTGCGTCCCGAGGATCTCGCCGGCAGCCAGGGCAGCTACCAGCTGCGCGCCGAGCTGCTGCGCCGGGTGAACCTGGTGGCCGCGCCTTCGAAAGTGAACGCCGTCCTGATCGAGGAGATGCTGATCAACTAG
- a CDS encoding MotE family protein, with translation MKNVPRILPIVGVAVVGVLAVNALAGAKSMPDLLSGAKAFAEGAKPEKKDAKGGEEAASAEGAATDAAAKAGAAPPRICAPSATDLAKEAGLSPAELRVLQSLGARRGQLDQREQDIDVQLQLLAAAEAKLDAKMKTLNGMKGEIQGLLGQADSQKAAEVDRMVTVFSAMKPKDAAARLTVLDDSVRLPIAAKMKERTLAMILANMAPGDAKVLTERLASRFSGDAIAKGKAAVAENAAAPAAGGQQAAAPPLAGAAAPKKAG, from the coding sequence ATGAAGAACGTTCCTCGCATCCTGCCGATCGTCGGCGTCGCCGTGGTCGGCGTCCTGGCGGTCAACGCCCTGGCCGGCGCCAAGTCGATGCCCGACCTGCTGAGCGGGGCCAAGGCCTTTGCCGAGGGCGCCAAGCCCGAGAAGAAGGACGCCAAGGGCGGCGAGGAAGCCGCCTCGGCCGAGGGCGCGGCGACCGACGCCGCCGCCAAGGCCGGCGCCGCGCCGCCGCGCATCTGCGCGCCGTCGGCCACGGACCTGGCCAAGGAAGCGGGCCTTTCGCCGGCCGAACTGCGCGTGCTGCAGAGCCTGGGCGCGCGTCGCGGCCAGCTGGACCAGCGCGAGCAGGACATCGACGTCCAGCTGCAGCTGCTGGCCGCCGCCGAAGCCAAGCTCGACGCCAAGATGAAGACCCTCAACGGCATGAAGGGCGAGATCCAGGGCCTGCTGGGCCAGGCCGACAGCCAGAAGGCCGCCGAGGTCGACCGCATGGTCACCGTGTTCTCCGCCATGAAGCCCAAGGACGCCGCCGCCCGCCTGACCGTGCTGGACGACAGCGTGCGTCTGCCGATCGCCGCCAAGATGAAGGAGCGCACGCTGGCCATGATCCTGGCCAACATGGCGCCGGGCGACGCCAAGGTGCTTACCGAGCGTCTGGCCAGCCGCTTCTCGGGCGACGCCATCGCCAAGGGCAAGGCCGCCGTGGCCGAGAACGCCGCCGCTCCGGCCGCCGGCGGCCAGCAGGCCGCGGCCCCGCCGCTGGCCGGCGCCGCCGCGCCGAAGAAGGCCGGCTAA
- the pcaF gene encoding 3-oxoadipyl-CoA thiolase, translating into MTAYICDAVRTPFGRYGGALAKVRADDLAAIPLKALIARNPGLDWSAVDEVAYGSANQAGEDNRNVARMALLLAGLPETVPGVTVNRLCASGLEAVGYAARAILSGQADLVIAGGVESMSRAPFVMGKADSAFSRNAEIFDTTIGWRFVNPAMRAAYGVDSMPETAENVATDYAVSRADQDAFALRSQQRAAAAIKAGFFAGEITPVEIPGKAGPTVVDHDEHPRETTLEALAKLKPIVRPDGTVTAGNASGVNDGAAAIVLASEEAVKRHGLTPRARVLGYATAGVEPRVMGIGPVPATRRLLERTGLSIGDFDVVELNEAFAAQGLAVMRQLGLPDDAGHVNPNGGAIALGHPLGASGTRLALTALRQLEATGGERALATLCIGVGQGAALAIERV; encoded by the coding sequence ATGACCGCCTATATCTGCGACGCTGTCCGCACCCCGTTCGGCCGCTACGGCGGCGCCCTGGCCAAGGTCCGGGCCGACGACCTGGCGGCGATCCCGCTGAAGGCGCTGATCGCGCGCAATCCCGGCCTCGACTGGAGCGCGGTGGACGAAGTGGCCTACGGCAGCGCCAACCAGGCCGGCGAGGACAATCGCAACGTCGCCCGCATGGCGCTCCTGCTGGCCGGCCTGCCGGAGACCGTGCCGGGCGTCACCGTCAACCGCCTGTGCGCTTCAGGGCTGGAGGCCGTCGGCTACGCCGCCCGCGCCATCCTGTCGGGCCAGGCCGACCTGGTGATCGCCGGCGGCGTCGAGAGCATGAGCCGCGCGCCCTTCGTCATGGGCAAGGCCGACAGCGCCTTCTCTCGCAACGCCGAGATCTTCGACACCACGATCGGCTGGCGCTTCGTCAATCCGGCCATGCGCGCGGCCTACGGCGTCGATTCCATGCCCGAGACCGCCGAGAACGTCGCGACCGACTACGCGGTCAGCCGCGCCGACCAGGACGCCTTCGCCCTGCGCAGCCAGCAGCGCGCGGCCGCCGCCATCAAGGCCGGCTTCTTCGCGGGCGAGATCACGCCGGTCGAGATCCCCGGTAAGGCCGGCCCCACCGTCGTCGATCACGACGAGCATCCGCGCGAGACCACGCTGGAGGCGCTGGCCAAGCTGAAGCCGATCGTCCGTCCGGACGGCACGGTCACGGCGGGCAACGCCTCAGGCGTCAACGACGGCGCGGCGGCGATCGTCCTGGCCTCGGAAGAGGCGGTGAAGCGCCACGGCCTGACGCCGCGCGCCAGGGTGCTGGGCTATGCGACCGCCGGCGTCGAGCCGCGCGTCATGGGGATCGGCCCGGTCCCCGCCACCCGCCGCCTGCTGGAGCGGACAGGCCTTTCCATCGGCGACTTCGACGTGGTGGAGCTGAACGAGGCATTCGCCGCCCAGGGACTGGCGGTGATGCGCCAGCTTGGCCTGCCCGACGACGCCGGCCACGTGAACCCCAACGGTGGCGCGATCGCTCTGGGCCACCCGCTCGGCGCTTCGGGAACGCGGCTGGCGCTGACGGCGCTGCGGCAGCTGGAGGCCACCGGCGGCGAGCGGGCGCTGGCGACGCTGTGCATCGGCGTGGGCCAGGGCGCGGCGCTGGCGATCGAACGGGTGTAA
- a CDS encoding VOC family protein, whose amino-acid sequence MSPTVRPFLMFQNGVGPDALDFYVSVFPGSVVEEVELYGPAGPGPQGTIKTASFTIGDQSVMCSDSFVKHRFDFTPSFSFFVTCTTPDEVDRLAGVLGEGGGVLMPPGNYGFSPWFAWVSDRFGVSWQLNVGED is encoded by the coding sequence ATGAGCCCGACGGTGCGCCCTTTCCTGATGTTCCAGAACGGCGTCGGCCCGGACGCCCTGGACTTCTACGTCTCGGTCTTTCCCGGCAGCGTGGTCGAGGAGGTCGAGCTCTACGGCCCGGCCGGTCCCGGGCCGCAGGGCACGATCAAGACGGCCAGCTTCACGATCGGCGACCAGAGCGTGATGTGCAGCGACAGCTTCGTGAAACACCGCTTCGACTTCACCCCGTCGTTCTCGTTCTTCGTGACATGCACAACGCCGGACGAGGTCGACCGCCTGGCCGGAGTGCTGGGCGAGGGCGGCGGCGTGTTGATGCCGCCTGGGAACTATGGCTTCAGCCCGTGGTTCGCCTGGGTCTCGGACCGGTTCGGCGTCTCCTGGCAGCTGAACGTCGGGGAAGATTGA
- a CDS encoding DUF6468 domain-containing protein, whose amino-acid sequence MSLISVALQVLLAVLLMVALVFGWRLERKLKALRDAQSGFAKAVADLDNAAQRAEQGLADLRAATDEASEYLADRIEKAKALAVQLDERMTRAAAAPRIESRPEPAPRPMREARDFAAPPASEQAPAGGRRLNAQDFEAMLEREARARSAGPATSRPATPAQSSPISSTNPLGAPARETPRSRARVDDDLFDGPDPSSRPGSPFRDRR is encoded by the coding sequence ATGAGCCTGATCTCGGTCGCCCTGCAGGTTCTTCTGGCGGTGCTGCTGATGGTGGCGCTGGTCTTCGGCTGGCGTCTCGAGCGCAAGCTGAAGGCGCTGCGCGACGCCCAGAGCGGCTTCGCCAAGGCCGTGGCCGACCTGGACAACGCCGCTCAGCGCGCCGAACAGGGTCTGGCCGACCTGCGCGCGGCGACCGACGAAGCCTCCGAATACCTGGCCGACCGCATCGAGAAGGCGAAAGCCCTGGCCGTGCAGCTGGACGAGCGCATGACCCGCGCGGCCGCCGCGCCGCGCATCGAGAGCCGTCCCGAGCCGGCCCCGCGCCCGATGCGCGAGGCGCGTGATTTCGCCGCGCCGCCGGCCTCCGAACAGGCTCCGGCCGGCGGTCGCCGCCTGAACGCGCAGGACTTCGAGGCCATGCTGGAGCGCGAGGCCCGCGCCCGCAGCGCCGGCCCTGCGACCTCGCGTCCCGCGACGCCGGCCCAATCTTCTCCTATTTCGTCCACCAACCCACTTGGCGCGCCCGCGCGTGAAACGCCCCGTTCACGGGCGCGGGTGGATGATGACCTGTTCGACGGCCCCGACCCCTCGTCGCGGCCCGGATCGCCTTTCAGAGACCGTCGATGA
- the flgF gene encoding flagellar basal-body rod protein FlgF, whose protein sequence is MDNALYVGLSRQMTLRRELDIVANNIANANTTGFKVEDLMVRTEPAKPARTAGGPAPIKFVLDDGVVRDFTPGALNQTGGTFDLAIENQGFFKVSTGDGERYTRDGRFTTNPEGVLTTQEGAPVLDDGGGQITIDPELGPVSIGRDGIVTQGQVRVGKIGVARFSDLASLRKDGDNLYRNVGNETPQSATDAVIHQGMLEGSNVQPIQQITKLIEVSRAYESIAKMMDQTAELSRSAVERMGKVQ, encoded by the coding sequence ATGGACAACGCGCTGTATGTGGGCCTTTCGCGGCAGATGACGCTCCGTCGTGAGCTGGACATCGTCGCGAACAACATCGCCAACGCGAACACCACCGGCTTCAAGGTCGAGGACCTGATGGTCCGCACCGAACCGGCCAAGCCCGCGCGCACCGCGGGCGGCCCGGCGCCGATCAAGTTCGTGCTCGACGACGGCGTGGTCCGCGACTTCACGCCCGGCGCCCTGAACCAGACGGGCGGGACCTTCGACCTGGCCATCGAGAACCAGGGGTTCTTCAAGGTCTCGACCGGCGACGGCGAGCGCTACACCCGCGACGGCCGCTTCACCACCAACCCCGAAGGCGTCCTGACCACCCAGGAAGGCGCTCCGGTGCTGGACGACGGCGGCGGCCAGATCACCATCGACCCCGAACTGGGCCCCGTCAGCATCGGCCGTGACGGCATCGTCACCCAGGGCCAGGTGCGCGTGGGCAAGATCGGCGTCGCCCGCTTCTCCGACCTCGCCTCGCTGCGCAAGGACGGGGACAACCTCTATCGCAACGTCGGCAACGAGACCCCGCAGTCCGCCACCGACGCGGTCATCCACCAAGGGATGCTGGAGGGGTCGAACGTCCAGCCCATCCAGCAGATCACCAAGCTCATCGAGGTCAGCCGCGCCTACGAGAGCATCGCCAAGATGATGGACCAAACCGCCGAACTCTCGCGCTCCGCCGTCGAGCGCATGGGCAAGGTCCAGTAA
- the flgG gene encoding flagellar basal-body rod protein FlgG, with protein MQALRTAATGMSAQQLNVEVISNNIANMNTVGFKRQRAEFQDLLYQTIERAGAQSSSDGNVVPTGVQVGGGVKAGSVYRITEQGTPTMTNNPLDVAIQGKGYLQILLPSGETAYTRAGNFSTNDQGQIVTEDGYLVQPGITIPENATGITIGKTGLVQVNLDGQTDAQTVGQIELANFMNEGGLEAIGDNLYLETGASGAANIAAPGQPGFGTLLQNYTEASNVDAVSEITSLIVAQRAYEMNSKVITTADQMLQATSNLRS; from the coding sequence ATGCAAGCTCTGCGCACCGCCGCGACCGGCATGTCGGCCCAACAGCTGAACGTCGAGGTCATCTCGAACAACATCGCCAACATGAACACCGTCGGCTTCAAGCGCCAACGGGCCGAGTTCCAGGACCTGCTGTACCAGACGATCGAGCGCGCCGGCGCCCAGTCGTCGAGCGACGGCAACGTGGTCCCGACCGGCGTTCAGGTCGGCGGCGGCGTCAAGGCCGGCTCGGTGTATCGCATCACCGAGCAGGGCACGCCGACCATGACCAACAACCCGCTGGACGTGGCCATCCAGGGCAAGGGCTACCTGCAGATCCTGCTGCCCTCGGGCGAGACCGCCTACACCCGCGCCGGCAACTTCTCGACCAACGACCAGGGCCAGATCGTCACCGAGGACGGCTACCTGGTCCAGCCGGGCATCACGATCCCCGAGAACGCCACCGGCATCACCATCGGCAAGACCGGCCTGGTGCAGGTCAATCTCGACGGCCAGACCGACGCCCAGACGGTCGGCCAGATCGAACTGGCCAACTTCATGAACGAAGGCGGCCTCGAAGCCATCGGCGACAACCTCTACCTCGAGACCGGCGCGTCCGGCGCGGCCAACATCGCCGCCCCCGGCCAGCCCGGCTTCGGCACCCTGCTGCAGAACTACACCGAAGCCTCGAACGTCGACGCCGTCAGCGAAATCACCTCGCTGATCGTCGCCCAGCGCGCCTACGAGATGAACTCCAAGGTCATCACCACGGCCGACCAGATGCTCCAGGCCACCTCGAACCTGCGGTCGTAA